From Micromonospora sp. NBC_01699, a single genomic window includes:
- a CDS encoding NUDIX hydrolase: MTDEATYRRRAARVLLLDGADRVLLLQYLSDPDNPGLGYSWSVPGGGVDEGESLAQAAARELREEVGLAVHPDQLGDPVAYTSGYADLGWAAGNFRDDFFRLRVDSHEVDVSGMAGYELTVHVGHRWWPVPELASTRDTVHPTGLAALLTNLLTEPRPPHPHQLPWHH; this comes from the coding sequence ATGACCGACGAGGCAACGTACCGGCGGCGGGCGGCGCGGGTGCTGCTGCTCGACGGTGCCGATCGGGTCCTGCTCCTGCAATACCTGAGCGACCCCGACAACCCCGGTCTCGGCTACTCGTGGAGCGTGCCCGGTGGCGGCGTCGACGAGGGCGAGTCGCTGGCGCAGGCGGCGGCCCGCGAACTCCGGGAGGAGGTCGGGCTCGCCGTCCACCCGGACCAGCTCGGCGATCCGGTCGCCTACACCAGCGGGTACGCCGACCTCGGCTGGGCCGCCGGCAACTTCCGCGACGACTTCTTCCGCCTGCGGGTCGACTCGCACGAGGTCGACGTGAGCGGAATGGCCGGGTATGAGCTGACGGTCCACGTGGGGCACCGGTGGTGGCCCGTACCCGAACTTGCCTCCACCCGCGACACGGTCCACCCAACCGGACTCGCCGCCCTACTGACCAACCTGCTCACCGAACCCCGCCCGCCCCACCCCCACCAACTCCCCTGGCACCACTGA